The stretch of DNA TAGTCATTACAGCGACAGCATTAGCTGCACTTGGCTCAATGAACTTCAGAGAGTGTTGGCTTTGGAAGAGCCCATGAGCTGGCTTGTTGTATGCAGAGAAATTTGTTTCTTCGGAGAACTGGAAAGGTTTCAAATCCTGGCCGAAATTTTTATCTCACTTGCTTGTTCCTTCGTTccatgttatgttatgttatagTGACTATGTTATAGCGACTGCCTATCCCGGCAGGAGGACAGACAATCTGGAGTTGCTTTGCCTTTAGAGCGTCCCTGTACTTTTACGTCTGCACCAAGATCTTGGGAGGGagacaggaaaggaaggagggggagggctGAGACTTTGAGTGCTGCTCCTTGGTTCTCAAAATGTACAATTTGCCATGGCACCAAGAAAGGCTCAGAGAACCATTGTTTGTTACTGAGCAGAGTGGGAGAACTGCTCGGTAGCCAGCCGTGCCTTTAGATACTCCTCTTCATATCCCTTCTCCCCCTTCAGACTAGCTTGGCATTGCTGGGGTCTCCAGCAATACCACCTCTGCCACAGTAGAGGGTTTTTATACCTTTTTGCCATCTTCTCTGTTGAATTAAGTTCTTGGAGGGTGTGGGGGTGGAGAAGTGCTTTCCCCCTTGTGTCCCATATAAACGGATGAAATTGCTCTAGGAAAGAGGACTCTGTCTGCTTTGAAATTCTTGATAACAATGgcgggttttttccccatttgactTGAATGTTGGCATCTTCTGCAACCACTGGGTACCTGCTTAATCCGTTTGTTCACAGCCAGCAGATTCTCTGTTGTCAAAGTCCtaaagtctttttttgtttgtttttctttttccccaactcTTGAGAGGTCTGTGGATTAAATATTTGCACATCAACAAAAGTTAAAAGCTACATCATAAGAAAAATTGTCATGTGCAGTTTTCCTTCTGGGGTTGTGAGGGATACTACGTATTCACCCCTGTGCGTTGAGAAGGCAGCAGTTTGCTCTTatatatgttgtggtttaatgCCAGCCATCAAATAAacaccacccagccactcgctcactcccccctggtgggatgggggaaagaatcggaagagtaaaaatgagaaaactcgtgggttgacataaagacagtttaataggtaaagcaaaagccgcgcataaaagcaaagcaaaacaaggagttaattcactacttcccatcggcaggcaggtgctcagccatctccaagaaagcagggctccatcacgcataactgttacttgggaaaacaaaacgCCATAGCTCCAAAtgctccccccttccttcttcttcccccagctttatatcctgagcatgatgtcgtatggtagagaatatccttttggtcagttggagtcagctgtcccagctgtgtctcctcccagcttcttgtgcaccttcagactccttgctggtggggtggggtgagacgcagaaaaggccttgactctgtgtaagcactgctcagcagtaactaaaacacccctgtattatcaacactgttttcagcacaaatccaaaacatagccccatactagctactatgaagaaaattaactctaccccagccaaaaccagctacGCCATGAGAAGAACAGACGTGCAGTTTTCCTTCTGGGGTCATGGCGGATACTAAGTAGTCACCCCTGTGTGTTGAGAAGGCAGGAGTTAGCTCGTATCATAGGAGAGGGTTTTGTCCTCTCAGTTCATGTTTGAATGGCCACTCCCTCttaatttctgcagaaaataattgTTGACATTGGAACAGGACGTAGAGGTGGCACCAACCCTTCATACTCTGGCTTtgaggggagtggggagggaaaggaaatgagaaagggAGGAAGTTCAGAGTAGAAGTAGCTGCAGTCAAACCAAACAGGCACTTGTGCACGTCCCAGCCATTCATATGGGATGTTGCCTTTTCCCTTGCCCCCTACCTGTGCTTCACTTTTCAGCTAGAATATCTGGTAAATGACTGAAGGTAATGCTGATCTCAGGGCCTGGCTCTGTCCGTGCAGGCAAAGAAGTGGGGAAGATTGAATTAAAATTCTTGGTTTTCCCTTCATCAACGATTGTTTTGTCTTTAAGGAAAAAGCTGTCCAACTTCTTACACACGCAGAACTGGAAAGGTGCCTATAACTATGTTGCCAAGCAATACATAGAGAGTGTGGGCAGGGATGTGTATTTTGAGGATGTTCGACTTCAAATGGAAGCAAAACTCTGGGGAGAAGAGTACAACCGGCACAAGCCACCAAAACAGGTACATTCAAAGATCTTGCTAAGCAAAAATGCAGTCTTGCTCTCCTATTAGATTAGTTTTCAGATGAATTTAGAGGGAATTACTTGTTCACATTCTATTAAATTTAATTGCTTAGATAGATTCTTCTGCCCTATTGTGTTTTCCATTAAATGGTAGCtgatttttaatgaagtaaacacagaaattgctttatattttcagaaTTAGGGGCTGTGTGTTTGTGAATGTCTGACTGTTCTCAGCTGTTGACTGAAGaccaaaataaaacagtgtttgtGTTGCTCTTTTTGATACTTGCCCAGCTGCCTTTGAGATAACCAAAGATGTCTCAGAATTTATTGCCAGCAGCAGTCTCAGCAAGCACTTAACTGTTAGTGCTCCAGGAAAGTAGATGCTTAAATCTTGTAAACCTATCTAAACACCAAACTAGCATTGATTTTTAAGAAGAGCTGGAAACCTGAATAACTTTACAAAGCTATTCAAATACAGATTTCTGAAGAATTTTCCCAAAAATGAAGATACTGTGGCTTTGTTTCCTTTAGGTGTCTCAGTGACAATACTAGCACATTGTGTTAAGGGCAAAGCATTAAGATGTATGAAACTCCCAGGTGGATGGAATATCAGACTGGGCTCAGCGTATCAAGAGAAGTTCCCATCCTCTGCGCTAGGGATGCGCATAAACACATAGGATTCAGGAAGAGGTGGTTCTACTGCTTTGCTGGCTGTATTTCTGGTTCTGAGGTCCATGCTAAACATTTTGTACAGCCAACATAGCTTTGCACTTTCCCATCCTGGTAAGTTGGATAGCTGCTGATCAAAGCTGGCCATTGCGTCCTGGACAAAAACACCTCCAGCAGCAATCAGCTTGTTAAAAGACAAGAAACTAAAGTGCAGGGATGAAGGACCGCAACTGTCATTCACTCCCAGCCAATAGCTCCTCTTTGTTGAGAGTGTCCATGGTATGTATCAATGAAGCTGTCAAGTCCCTTTAACCTGCAGCTGGTACTGAATGCCTGAGTGTAACTATGACTTCAGACGGGAGGAAGAGACGGCTTGTAGGAAGGGTGCTGTACATGCACTGTGGTATCTTGGTTCCTGCTCTTGGCTGTACCACATGTGTGACATGTGACAAGATGCCTGGGTCAAGAAGTGTGCCTCAGTGTGGGCATTAATTTCATAGCCAAAATGAGTGCCTTTGAATGTGCATTGCCTCCCATATGAGGGTTAGTTAATAAATACATCTCTCACAGCAAGGTGAGCTATAGACTGAAGTGCACAGAGGGGAATCTAGAAATATAGAAGTTTTAAATGCCATGTGGGGGAAAAGATGCAAGCGAAGTGAGAGTTGTGATGGTTTCTCCTTTAGGAATGTGTctgggacagagggaggaggtgaGGCAGGATACAGAAATATCTGAATGGTAGAAGTCTTCAGTCCTTCTCTGAAGAGGCATTTCTTCAAGTTGTGCAGTAGTTACTGTATGTTTTGCTCTCTGGGTATAGACGCTTTGCAGTGTACTCTTAAAGGtacccacaaaaataaaatagaaagccGAAACTTACTAAGAATTTTTCAGAGGGATTTGTTGCAGAAGTGAGCTGTTTTGAAGGGACTGCTTTTGATACGGAATTCCTCCAATAACCTAAGAAGCACGTgactcttcccccacccccttatTAAACAGACAGATCTTTGCAGTTGTTCAGCTTCTTTCACTGGGAAAGTTTTCACAGCTGGAGGATTCACATACACTTTGATTTGAAGACAGTATTCTGTTagtcattatttattttctttccctccccaggtGGATATAGTGCAGACCTGTATTATCGAAATGAAGAACAGACCTGGAAAGCCTCTCTTTCATCTGGAACATTACATTGAGGGCAAATACATCAAATACAACTCAAATTCTGGATTTGTGCGAGACGACAACATTCGTCTTACTCCGCAAGTGAGGCTTTGTTTAAAGCTTTCCATAGAGCCTGCTGCAGGGAATTTCTTGGCTCTATCCAGAGGTCTTGCGTTACTGCCAAGAAAGGAAACTGCAGACTTCCCAGTACAATgccaaattaatttctctttttgcagtACGTCTGCCCCTTATTTGGGGCCTGCTCTTTAAAGCGCCGAGTGCTTCTTTATTGCATTTCAGTGTCTATTGATTTTAGTTGAGTTGAACTTGGTTAATACTCTTTGGAAACCTTAAGCCCTTTGACTCTATTTATAATTGCAGGCATCGACATATTTCAAACTCTCTTCAAATTAAGGCGAGGAGACAGACCTCTCATGTACTATGTACTAAATAGTCTTCTGGTGCCTCATGTAGTACACAAAAGAAGGTGGCAGATACCCAGTTCGTGTAACTAAACATCTAGTCTATTTGCGTATAagaatctgtttttttcagctaCAGCCTCTGAATAGGTGAATCTGAGATTGCGTATAGAAATACAAGTACAGATTTCAAGTGATTCTTGGATCTCataaaagaactttaaaatactGGCGAAAAATGCAAAGTGGTCAGCATAGCAAAGGATTGTTTTACTGGGGCTtgagggttttgttcttttcatttttttccccggTTTTTAAGGTATTTGTCATGACGCTTAATGTAAGCAGAGGGTTTATGTTCTGGATTGTCATTTGTCCACTGAATCAGTGCTATGCTTTCACAGGTTGGGAACAAAATGTTCTGTGAGATTTGCTGCAGTTAAAATGTTTGTCTATCACCACCAGTCACCTCCCCCAGGCCTGGCAGTGCTTTTTTGGAGGCCTTCCCAGAAGATTCCTAATGTCTCAGCTTTATGCCAAAGAGAAGGGCTTTTTATACCTAATTCTTGAAACGCTGCATTTAAAGAGTACAAATGTACATTTCATTATCTGATACACAAATGTAGAGCCAGATCAGCCATTCAGAGAGACCTCCCAGAGGGCATAGTAGGCAAAGGAGAATTTGTGGGgatgctcacttttttttttttccctttttttttttttaaattgtggcaGAGCTTTGCCTGTTGGCAGAAGGAAGCAGTGTCCCAGGGCTGCGGAGCTTGGAGACCCGCAGGCACAGCCAGGATGTTTATGCAGAAGTTATTCTGCACTGGCTTCAGAGCCCACTGTTGTTCCCCCTGCCAGGCAGCTCCCCACTTACTAAGGTGAAGACTGTTGTGGAAAACAGAATCTCCAATACAGGAAGGAGAAATAAAGCAATCTCCTCTCCCCTGCATGTTCCCACTGCTGCTTTTCACCCTACCCCTTTTAGCCCATCTCTGAGTGGGGGCAGGTTGGAGAAGCAATCTACTACATGCTTTTAGTCTCTCATTGCTTTCATCATGATGTTTATACCAGTTACATTTCACCAATAGGGTTATCAGTCCTCTTTGCCCATTTGTGAGAGGTGATTATGTGTTGCTGTTTTCAGTAGAGGGCGAGTTTTCTCAGACATCTTCTATGGTTCTTCCCAGGCCTTTAGTCACTTCACCTTTGAGCGCTCAGGACACCAACTTATTATTGTTGATATCCAGGGAGTTGGAGATCTTTACACGGACCCTCAGATCCATACAGAGAACGGTACAGATTTTGGAGATGGCAATCTAGGTAACATCAATGATCGTGTTTCACATGCTAATGGATGCTTATGTTCTCTTCCCTGCTGTCTGCTGAGTAGCCGCTACATGGCTGAGTGAGCAGGCACATTTCTGAGGGTCTTGCAAACAGCTAGAGAAGTTCTATTGTAAGGAGTCCCTGAACAGGACAGCTGTCACGCAAGGGCAGATTTAAAAGAGAGCTGATCTTGGCTCATGTCTCCTAGCCTACTCTTAAACCAAACAAGTAATGAAATTAAGTGGCTTCCTACAATGTGAGAGCAATAATCATGGCCTTTAATTTCCTTGCCACCCTGTAGGAATGGCTACAGCTGATTGTGGAGAGATAAGCcttgcatatttttaaagcttcaagTGTCCATACATGAAGTTGTTCATAGGACACGGCAAGTTTTGTAAGCAGGATCAAATTTAGGCATGTTTCTCAATGATGCAGCcaaattaatttattgttataTCCTGTGCATACATAGCTTTTGAAGATTTTTCAGACTTCCTTTCACTCTTTCTTGCAGAAAAAGTGAAAAGCCATTACAGgtgttaaaataaaatggaagtggGTTGAGCTGTGTGTACTACAAagcactttctctctttctttctcttttgacttTTTAGAAAATGCTTTGGGACTCTAGCTTTTAATAAGTAAACTGTCAGATAAACTTTGAGTAAAtcctttcttcacttttttttaatgccatagGTGTTCGAGGTATGGCCTTGTTCTTTCATTCTCATTTCTGCAACAAGATTTGCAAAAGCATGGGGCTTGCACCATTTGATCTTTCATCCAAAGAGAAAGATGCCTTGGATTGTAATAAAAAATTGCTTGTAAGTGCTTGATGAAAAAAGTGTAACTAAGCAGTATAGCTGGTTTATTCTAACTTTAAAAGCCctgtaaataaaactgaaatacgCTACTTACATGGCAAATGAAAACACCTTAATAACTAATGTTGCAGCTTAAAGTAGAGCAGTTTAAAGCTGACTTATCCATACTTGTCTCTGAATTAATGCTGTAGCTTTAATTAATAGGGAACCTTGTAACACATGTATATTTAGGACCAAGTATATCATTGAATGCTGAAATCATTAGTAAGTTTTGTATCTCACAAAGCtaatttggagagaaaaaaagaagagaactgcTCGTCTTTAACTGATCTCAGTTTCAACTGATATTAGTGGGAATGGGACTTGATTAAATGCTTTCAATGAAATTCAGTCCTAAACAGAACTCTCTCTGACTGTAACAATGCCAGGACTTGGTATTTTCTTAGGGTGTAgaacttttcaaagcaaatagTTACGTATACATGTGCGTATTTATACCCCCCTTTTTGTAGAGACCTCCTAATAAACATTCATGTTGGCTTATGTGGCATGCTTAGAATACAGAGAAGCATTATTCATGGGACTTTATCGTTAATTTGCCAAGGAATCTGCTCAAACAATTCTCCGTGGCACAGAGGAAAAATGTGGCAGCAGCCGGGTGAGAACAGTCTCTGGTAGTCGGCCTCCTCTGCTCTTCCGCCTGTCTGAAAACTCCGGAGATGACAGCATGAGCGATGTAGCATTTGACTCGCTAccctgctctccttcctcagcaACCCCTCACAGCCAAAAGATGGACGTGCTTAGTGAGTGAGCCTCATACATTACTTCCTTGGTTCCTGACATTTGGCAGtgacatgttttattttgttagttttaaaCACAACAGCATGTTGTATTTAATCCAGAATACTTGTCTTTAGCATTCTTCTTTgagcagaaataaaactaaaagtaCTTCTATGTAGATAATTAATGCACAGATCCTTCTGTGAAAAAACTGTGCTAAAATGATGGTATCTAAAGCTTTCTCCTCAAGCATGTTATCCTTACAAtaagaagcaaatatttttcttcctagattGGCCTGTGTTCAATGAAGTGGATAACTTGGTTCACAAAGACTATGATCAGCTTGATAACCAAAGGGTGAGTGTCTTTCCAACAGAAAATGAGATTGCAGTTCTGAGATGAATGCCTGAAGGCTTTGTTCAGTAAAAGCACATAAAGGTGCTCTGcctgctttctttgctgcaggtCATGTTACCTGCATGCATTTGCTGTTTCTAAtaaaagaagaacattttattttaaaatagtatctgttatttttttttccctccagaaattTACTTGCATCCGGTGTATTTTAACAGATAATTAAAGTGTGTGTCTGTTTCTCTGCCTGCATGTTGTGTCTTTGGCACTTGTGCCAACTGCTGTGGTATGAAAGCTAAACAGAATCCCCATTGATTAGGTCTCTGCAAATACTGGTACTGTAGGATGGTGGAGAACCTCACCTGAGGAGACTGCAATAAGTTTGCAATGGGAATTTTCCAGCACTAGGGCATTAGTACCAGGGGCTGTCAGTTACTGTTTTATCTTTTAACTGGCTACCACTGAAGACTGAAAACTATATTAAGTGGACTCTTTGTTTGATAAAGTATGTgagtccttgatttttttttgtatgtatctAAGAGAGAACGCAAGCTTGGACAGTACGTTCTGGGTCATTAAGTCCTGTTCTGTCTGTCAGAGGTAGCACAACATACAGTTGTTTTCGTCCAGTCTATCCATCGAACGTATCTCACTGAACCAGGAAAAGGTTTTCTCTGTGGGAAATGTCCAGCTGAGATCCTTACAAAGGGTAGCGTTAATGCTGTGATGTTTTGTTCTTATCTTCTGTAGGATTTTGAAAATGGTGGAGACAGTGGATATCCCAGTGAAAAGAGAAGTGAGCTAGAAGATCTGGATCATAGGGAGAGGGTAAGAACCTAACTCTGGGTTTAGCAGAGTTGGGCCTGTTCATACCTGAACTGTTTCCGTAGaagaatcttattttttttatccCTCTTGATCTAGACTTGTAAACAGCAAAAGAGTTGGAAAGAAATTCCCACATGTTGCAAAATTACGTATTCATCTTGCGAATGTTAATGACACTTTTCCAGGAAAAAGACTATTTGTAACGAGGAGCTTAATTTCAAATATTACATTTGATTGCatattgttgtgggttttttttaagtattctgtaTTGCATTTGAGAAATGTAGCCAGCTTCTTGTCATATGGAATCCATTAATATGATCTACTTTCAGACTCTTTTACCCTCTCTTCTTTCTATGACTTTATATGGCTTGAGATATCGCAGGACTTTATGTTGTTGTCAGTTAATAATATGCAACTTTAGAATTCCTGTGGGTTAGTTGGTTActcctttaaaatacaaacttttaaataaatgctttttgacCTGAAGATCTTAACTAGATGTTTAATTAGAAGATAGGAAAGAGAATACTGCTTCCAAAGATACCACACCTTTTGTCACCTTTGAAGCGGCAAGGTGTTTGTCATGGGATATCCAGTTTACAGGATTGAAGCCTGGGTGTGCCATATTCTTTACCATTTCATATGTTTCTTTCTATATTGCAATATCACTGAGAGAAGAGGATCCAGTGGAAACTATTTTGGTCATTGTCACTATTAATTTTGCTGGATAGGAATAGTCTAGAGGGATAACTGGCACACATCAGTTGCTGCAAATTAAATGATGCAAATCTTTACATTAACGTAGGGCCATTCAAACAACAACCGAAGACATGAATCTGATGAAGACAGTTTGGGAAGCTCTGCAAGGGTAAATAAAGTAGAAATGTTCATAGATGATGAGTTTGCCACTCTGCATGTCCTTTGTTCCACTCATCTGCCATCTAACTTCACATCACTAAATCAGATGtcagttttccttcctttccagctaCAGAATATGTTTATTAATATTAACTTACCACTCTGTGtcgtttctggttttgttttgtctttattttccagTAAAGAAGTACTGTTATAAACAAACAGTCACCTCTGTAACTGATCCCTGACATAAATTAGTGATTATGCATGGgtttctcactttaaaaaaaaaattatagttctgtggatttttttctgcctaaCTAGATcacatttcctttcttcacttTGTTTTTGTAATTGTGTCCCATACGTGgttgggtgattttttttaaaacatgcagcATTTGAAATACGTGAGAGTAGCTCTCTCCACTGTGTATCTAACTCAGCTAGGGAAGACCAGactttcttgcatgtttttacAAAATACAGCTTCTGTGATAATTAGCTCTGTGGCTATAAACTTATAACAAATAACTCTattctgcaaggaagaaaaaccagagctttgacaacaattaataatttaattagaTATGCTTTTCAGAATTTCCTTGTAACGATTATATATTGCTGTTTCAGGAAATTGAAACAGCTTTAACAGACTGAAATTCTGTGCTAGTAACTTTCCCTGTTGTGTTTCCCTTGTGTACCTCCAAAGGCTTTCATTTTGATAGGATTGTTTTCGGCTACTGTTTCCTATCCACCCATTATGTTGAAAAGTTGTTTGTTCTCGTTTGTGTTGGACATCCTGAGAAACACCAATGCATGTATCTGCCTATTATCTTCTGCAttgttacttttcatttttttagagtTGTAGAATGCaagcagcatttaaaatgttttgaactgAAATTCTGACCAGAAAAGTatgggtttaatttttttgtgcatGGATAACCTCAGTGCTTGCAGTGTGACTTTTTATAAGTACCTTTTTCTGATTCAGAACTTAAAGATAATGCTTTGTTTCGCTGCTGTCATTTATGGAAGATATTTGATGTTGGGATTAGAAATAGAGGGCTTTACTCTGTTTCTTTAATGAAGAATAATAACATCTACTAATTTATTCAGCTACTAACATGACTTTTGAAAGCCATGTCTTAAATTACAGCATTTACTAATAAGTAATAATATTAACGGTGGCTTTGATTTCTAGATGGTAACCCATATGAATAGTatggaaattttaattttggatgGAAATAATAGTATATTCCCTGTTTCAGATCAGTGTGGAGAAATGGAATCTCTACAACTCTTCCAGAGTCCACATCCACAGACCGTCCTGTGTTGCCCAAGAAATTCAGAGGCTCAGTGCACTagaacttgaaaagaaaattgggaAGTCAGTCCTTGGGAAGGTAGGATGGGTCTAGTAATCCTGTTCTTTCCAACTGgaaagaaacatttatatttcttACTTACATAGAGGTGTTGCCCTGCATGAGTTATTTGTGCAGgtgaaaataaataacatatCTATAGCTTTCTGTCACCTAATCATATTTTGTAAGGGACACCTAAGCTCAGGAACCCGTGAATTCCATCTGCTTTTGGACTTGCAACATCTGGGCTCCTTTAGGAAGGACCCTGCTGTTGGTTCGTCTGCCTTTCCAGAGGCATCACGCAGAGAAGATACAGTGGGATAGATAACGGTGTGCCTGACCCATGTGCCTTGCAAATAGGCAAGGTTGGGCTCTTGAAAAATGATAGCATGGACCAACTCTTTTTACTCCAGACTATCCCAGACAATGCAAGTGTGAATTAAGTTTGGGTTTATGTATGGGCTTAAGCCCACACTCAAAACACATGGTGTAGACCTTTCTGAACATCCTGAGAGCCTCAGATGTTCTCAAACCTTTTGATTTGAGAAGAAACCTGCCTttcccttggggaggggaggaaaaaaaccccttaaaaCCCCATTACATGTTCGGAATTAAATCCGGCCCCCAGTGACAATAAACGCTTCAGTGGTATGAGGATTTTACCCTGGATAACCTTCTTGATTTTCTATGCTTTAGGTTAATTCCTTTCCTGTGAGGGTCCTTGCTGTACACAGA from Calonectris borealis chromosome 16, bCalBor7.hap1.2, whole genome shotgun sequence encodes:
- the EEF2K gene encoding eukaryotic elongation factor 2 kinase isoform X1, translating into MADEDLIFRMEGIDNARSTTANSGNYLDVDSDDEDNYFICPITDDPVSNKSANIKVDNYYSNLAKTEQYSSSSSPRNSFSFQNDTQHRSKHGSVVDHSRETWKHAVQKAKHMPDPWAEFHLEDIEMEQATRYRYNAVTGDWVEDEVLIKMASQPFGRGAMRECFRTKKLSNFLHTQNWKGAYNYVAKQYIESVGRDVYFEDVRLQMEAKLWGEEYNRHKPPKQVDIVQTCIIEMKNRPGKPLFHLEHYIEGKYIKYNSNSGFVRDDNIRLTPQAFSHFTFERSGHQLIIVDIQGVGDLYTDPQIHTENGTDFGDGNLGVRGMALFFHSHFCNKICKSMGLAPFDLSSKEKDALDCNKKLLESAQTILRGTEEKCGSSRVRTVSGSRPPLLFRLSENSGDDSMSDVAFDSLPCSPSSATPHSQKMDVLNWPVFNEVDNLVHKDYDQLDNQRDFENGGDSGYPSEKRSELEDLDHRERGHSNNNRRHESDEDSLGSSARISVEKWNLYNSSRVHIHRPSCVAQEIQRLSALELEKKIGKSVLGKVHLAMVRYHEAGRFCEKDKEWDQESALFHLEHAADCGELEAIVGLGLMCSQLPHHILSEVTLEDTKENRNKGFDYLLRAAEAGDRPSMILVARAYDTGVNLGSDRVQDWKEALYWYNAALNMTDYDEGGEYDGTQDEPRYLLLAREAEMLMTGGFHLNKDPQRSGELYTEAAEAAMEAMKGRLANQYYQKAEEAWAMMEE
- the EEF2K gene encoding eukaryotic elongation factor 2 kinase isoform X2, which gives rise to MADEDLIFRMEGIDNARSTTANSGNYLDVDSDDEDNYFICPITDDPVSNKSANIKVDNYYSNLAKTEQYSSSSSPRNSFSFQETWKHAVQKAKHMPDPWAEFHLEDIEMEQATRYRYNAVTGDWVEDEVLIKMASQPFGRGAMRECFRTKKLSNFLHTQNWKGAYNYVAKQYIESVGRDVYFEDVRLQMEAKLWGEEYNRHKPPKQVDIVQTCIIEMKNRPGKPLFHLEHYIEGKYIKYNSNSGFVRDDNIRLTPQAFSHFTFERSGHQLIIVDIQGVGDLYTDPQIHTENGTDFGDGNLGVRGMALFFHSHFCNKICKSMGLAPFDLSSKEKDALDCNKKLLESAQTILRGTEEKCGSSRVRTVSGSRPPLLFRLSENSGDDSMSDVAFDSLPCSPSSATPHSQKMDVLNWPVFNEVDNLVHKDYDQLDNQRDFENGGDSGYPSEKRSELEDLDHRERGHSNNNRRHESDEDSLGSSARISVEKWNLYNSSRVHIHRPSCVAQEIQRLSALELEKKIGKSVLGKVHLAMVRYHEAGRFCEKDKEWDQESALFHLEHAADCGELEAIVGLGLMCSQLPHHILSEVTLEDTKENRNKGFDYLLRAAEAGDRPSMILVARAYDTGVNLGSDRVQDWKEALYWYNAALNMTDYDEGGEYDGTQDEPRYLLLAREAEMLMTGGFHLNKDPQRSGELYTEAAEAAMEAMKGRLANQYYQKAEEAWAMMEE